From the Paenibacillus sp. MMS20-IR301 genome, the window CGCACTCTTCGACCAGGCATTGTGATCTGCCAGATCTTTGTAATAATAGACAAGCTCCTTGAATTCCGGAGTTTCATATACATTGAATACCTTGCCTGCCGGATCATCCAGCTTGAAGCCGATCGGCAAATCAAAGTCGAACATATTCCATTCATTCTGCTGCTTCAGCAGGACCCGGTCCAGATTGTGCAGCTTCCAGTCCCCCGTCTCCGGTACAAAAGGTGTAACCCCCTGCTCCTTCTCGGCCACAGTCTTCAGATAGTTTGCATAAGCTTCCGGGCTGTTGATTTCCGGGAGGTTATATTTCTTACGCAGATCCTCGCGGTACAGGATCAGCTTCTCTACCGTTTCCCCGCGGTTTTGCGGAACCATATAGAGCTTGCCGTTTACTTTGGCCTGCCCCCAGCCTACCTCGGGCATCGCTTCCCAGGTCTGCGGCGCATACTTCTGCAGCATCTCGTCGGTCAGCTCCAGAAAACCTCCCTTAAGTGCCTGATCATTATAGCCGGCCCAGTTGGCGGCATAGATCAGATCGAAGTCCTCATTGGCTGCCAGCTTGAGCGGATATTTCTGCGCCCAGTCTGACCAGTCCAGGAACTCTCCTTCAAGGGTAGCATTGATTTTCTCCTTGAGTTTCTTGTTAATCTCTCCGAATACCAGGTCATAATCAACAGGTTTCGGTCCTACAAAAATCATCTTCAGGGTTACTGGCTGGGATGTGTCTACGGTGCCGGAATCTCCCGCTGGCTGGGCATTAGCCCCGCCGGCATCTGCCGTTGCTGCGGGAGCCTGCGTCTCCGCCGCATTTCCTCCGCTATTGCCGTTTCCCCCGCCGCATGCTGCAAGCAAAGAAACCATCAGAATTCCAGACATGAGTGATAATCTTTTCTTCTTGTTCACTTGTTCTTCCCCCCAGCAGATGTTGTGTAATCGCTTACAAGTACAGTATATATAATATTTCTTGTCATTCTAATATAGGCGATCAACGATAATGCATACTTTTGCAACGACTTTCAGGGAAGCTAGAAAGAAAAAACGGCAGCTGTACAAACAGCCATTAGTAGGCTGAATTGACAGTGCCGCTTCCTATAAACCTGTTGTTCTATTATCACAGTCCGGTAACCGGACGTTAATGCTGCTTACATAGCTGCTTATTTCTCCAGGAATCCGGTAGAAGGGTTGGTGATAAAGAAACCTGGCTGGGGAACATGGAAATATTGAATCCAGACCCCGTCGAGCAGCGGCTCGCGTGAATCCAGCAATACGTCGATATCCTTGTCCGTAGCTACAATCTCGTCATGCTCAGCAGGAGTATCCAGGATTACATCATAATGTCCATGGTTGCCGTGATTTTGAGTGATGACTACACGGATCTTTTTTCCTTCTGCTTCCGGACTGTTCAGCATTTCCTTTAACACTTTGGCTGCATTGCGGTTAATTTTAAGTTTCATCTTCCAGCGACCTCTATTCTGCTTAATTTACAATAAGACATTCATTATAACATAAACTAAGCAGCTATATATAATTCAGCCGGATTCAATTCGTATTTCTGGCAGCTAATCCCTTAACATTGAACGATAGTCCTAAACCGATAATAGCGAATATGCCGAGACTCCAAAAGGCAGCCTGAAATCCCTGCAGCGCATTCACCGGATAAACAGCAGAACTGGAATTCATAAAAAATGTCATAATGGCTATAAACAGTACGCCCCCCATAGAACTGGCTAAGGAGCGGATGGATATGGTCAGCGGCGATGCATGCGCAATGCTCCGGGGCGGCACACTGGCCATTGCATAGGCAGTAACCGGAGTCATAGTAAAACCGATTCCTGCCATTATTAATGCATAGCTAACAGCAAGCACAGCTGTTGGAGTATTCAGCGTTATCAGGAAGGCGAGCAATACGGTGATCCCGCCAATCATGCTGAAGCCGGTGCGCAGCACCATTCTGACCCCGTAACGGTCATACAATCTGCCGGAAATTACACTGGCCACACCAAGTAACAGCGCGCCGGGTAACAGCATTATTCCTGATTCCCTCGGTGTCAGTCCACGGACATTCTGTACGTACAGCGGAAGCAGCAGCTCAGCACCGACCACGACAACGAACATCAACACACCGATAATTGAAGCCAGAGTGAAGCTGCGGTTGCGGAACAAATTGAAATCCAGCAAAGGCGCAGCCAGCTTCAGCTGACGCCGGATAAACAGTACAATGAACAGGATTCCGGTAAGGATGAATGCTGCGGCCAACACCATAGAGGCACCTTGCTCCCCGGCCAGATTAACACCATACAGCAGGCCTGCGAAGCCAATGGATGAATAGAGCACCGAACTGCGGTCCAGCTTCTCCTGATGGCGCTCTCCCACATTCTTCAGGGTGAAACCTGCAAGGAACAGATTAGCAATTACAACCGGCAGCAGCGCGTAGAACAGAATCCGCCAGGAATGCTCCTGAACCACGAGCCCGGCTATGGCCGGGCCCAGCGCCGGTGCAAGCCCCATGACCAGTCCGATTAACCCCATAGCGGAGCCGATCTTTTCTTTCGGGAAGACGCGCAGAATCGTTGTCTGGAACAGCGGCATCAGCAGTCCCGCACCTAAGCCCTGAATGATCCGCCCGCATACAATGAAGCTGAATTCCGCTGAGCTTCCGGCAATAAGCGTACCTGCAGCAAAGGCGCCAACTGATGTAAAGAACAGGCCTCTCGTCGTGAATCTCCCGATCAAAAACCCTGCGACCGGCACTGTTATGCCGGCCATCAGATAATATACAGTAATCAGCCACTGTGCCTTACTTTCGTTAATATGGATATCCTGCATCATTCTTGGCAAGGCTGTATTCAGCATTGTCTGCATCAGCTGCCCCAGAAAATTCGCTACAACCAGCGAGGATACAATTAAGCCCGGCCTGTTCTTCATTATTCTCCACCTGTCTTTCCGTCTATCAAGTATATTATAGATATTCTAAGTCTTTGATAGCCGTAAAAAAGTCCATCCTGCAATTTCGCGGAGGTCTGGAACCTCAGAAGACAGCCGTCCAGTTCTCCGGCTGAACAGCTGCTCAGGCAGGATGGAGTAATTTTCCTAACATAATTC encodes:
- a CDS encoding MDR family MFS transporter, which translates into the protein MKNRPGLIVSSLVVANFLGQLMQTMLNTALPRMMQDIHINESKAQWLITVYYLMAGITVPVAGFLIGRFTTRGLFFTSVGAFAAGTLIAGSSAEFSFIVCGRIIQGLGAGLLMPLFQTTILRVFPKEKIGSAMGLIGLVMGLAPALGPAIAGLVVQEHSWRILFYALLPVVIANLFLAGFTLKNVGERHQEKLDRSSVLYSSIGFAGLLYGVNLAGEQGASMVLAAAFILTGILFIVLFIRRQLKLAAPLLDFNLFRNRSFTLASIIGVLMFVVVVGAELLLPLYVQNVRGLTPRESGIMLLPGALLLGVASVISGRLYDRYGVRMVLRTGFSMIGGITVLLAFLITLNTPTAVLAVSYALIMAGIGFTMTPVTAYAMASVPPRSIAHASPLTISIRSLASSMGGVLFIAIMTFFMNSSSAVYPVNALQGFQAAFWSLGIFAIIGLGLSFNVKGLAARNTN
- a CDS encoding ABC transporter substrate-binding protein, yielding MNKKKRLSLMSGILMVSLLAACGGGNGNSGGNAAETQAPAATADAGGANAQPAGDSGTVDTSQPVTLKMIFVGPKPVDYDLVFGEINKKLKEKINATLEGEFLDWSDWAQKYPLKLAANEDFDLIYAANWAGYNDQALKGGFLELTDEMLQKYAPQTWEAMPEVGWGQAKVNGKLYMVPQNRGETVEKLILYREDLRKKYNLPEINSPEAYANYLKTVAEKEQGVTPFVPETGDWKLHNLDRVLLKQQNEWNMFDFDLPIGFKLDDPAGKVFNVYETPEFKELVYYYKDLADHNAWSKSALNSKLDHQQEFRAGKTASISHNLGTLGILMTDLREKNSPYELALADVTPDKKKSVAVSTQNGVAIHATSKYPERSLMVVDLLQNDKELHDLIMNGITAVHYNPVGDDKFTNAEKNANYTGFSNWGFNSPLNRDNSAFPDEGNALTKKWEGEVYHYPLETFVFDNSKVKTEVANVGNVMLQYGIPLEYGSVKDVDAGLAKLQAQVKAAGIDTIIAEVQRQIDEFLANSGQ
- a CDS encoding iron-sulfur cluster assembly accessory protein; protein product: MKLKINRNAAKVLKEMLNSPEAEGKKIRVVITQNHGNHGHYDVILDTPAEHDEIVATDKDIDVLLDSREPLLDGVWIQYFHVPQPGFFITNPSTGFLEK